The DNA segment CAAAGAAGCTGATGCTACTTCCTCCGTAGTGTTTCTCTGCTTCGGGAGCAGAGGTTGGTTCCATCAGGAGCAGGTCAGGGAGATCGCGCGGGCTCTCGAGGACAGTGGAGCCCGCTTCCTCTGGTCCCTGCGCAAACCCCCACCTGAGGACTCTTTCATGGGCGCGCCATCTGATTACTCTCTCCCTGAGCTCACAGAGCTTCTGCCTCATGGGTTCCTGGACCGGACGGCAGAAGTGGGAAGAGTCATTGGATGGGCCCCTCAGGCCCAAATTCTGGCTCACAAAGCCACGGGTGGGTTTGTTTCTCATTGCGGCTGGAATTCTACGCTGGAGAGCATATATTATGGTGTGCCCATTGCGGCATGGCCGCTCTATGCGGAACAGCAATCCAATGCATTTCAGTTGGTGCGTGAGCTGAAGCTGGGTGTGGAAATTTCGTTGGAATTCAAGCATGAGTTGATGTTTGGGACTACCCGGGTGTTAAGTGCGGAGAAGATCGAGAAAGGAATAAGGAATTTGTTAACAGATGCGGAGGTGAGGAAAAGAATGAAGGAGATGAGTGAAAAGTCTAGGAGTACTATGAAAGAGGGTGGATGTTCATACTCTCATTTGGGGCGTTTGATTGATTATTTAATGGATAAAGTTAGTGTATGAATCAAAACTGCTCTTGTAAGTTGTAACCATCATATCCAGATGGAATTCACAATGCAATCATACGCCGTCTCAGCTCTTTCATTTTGTTATACACACCTCATTCTAAGTTAACAAAgccattttggtttatttttctttgttttgaatgGTTAGCTGCAAGAGTTATGTGCTGCAATCTTCACTCACTAATCCCTTTCCTTGTTATGAGCCTCTGTTTCATCAAGTTCTTTGCCTAGAAATGTACGTTAAATATAAGGTGATTTATATGCTGTCTAAATTTTAGACATGGAATTTGAAAATGGTGATATTACCATAAAaattagagtaaagtatcgtttttatctttaatatttgGATAAATCTTAAAGCTGTTGTTAACGTTTTGATCgttctaattaaatttttaacattttaaaattgactcaatgttaaGGAATCtcttaacagaattgacggcatgataaaattgagacgattttaaaacgttagggacttaaataggacgaaaacgttggagacaaaaacgatacatagaaataaattttaattttattctttaataatatcaattttttatgatacataatattcaatttttttaatcacatctaaataaattacacttaatcacattacttttattttaaatattttttttataattttacacttaaagtTATAAGTtactataataatataaaaaatttatttagaatgaaagtaacgtgattaagtgtaatttacttagatatgattaaaaaataatttaatattatgtacagtaaaaattgatattattaaaagataaaactaaaatttatttctatgtatcgtttttgtctcccaacattttcgtcctatttaagtccttaacgtttcaaaatcgtcttaATTTCATCtagccgtcaattctgttaacagataacgacaggacaacattgacaacattgagtcaattttgaaacattagagacttaaataggacgattgaaatgttagggacaactttggaACTTATCCTAACTGTTAGAAACAAAAGCGATACTTAActctaaaaattataattatctttatataaagatgttttttttattattagaaggTGAATTGTAaagtttgattttaatatgtaaaaaaatatttttttttaaaacgtggctaaacaaaaaaatacatttttaacacaaaaattttcgtaaaatatttttaatatcttcatTTAAGTAGatgcttttaaaaatataagagtgaatcttatctttttctatccTTGCTTTTAGCCAATATAGGCAAAAAATTATAGATACTAAAAAATTCTCCTAACTAATATATTGTATTTATATGTGCTGTATGTTATGTGTTCTATTTGTTTCTATTCTGGCTACATTTTCTCGATTTTTGTTGAGATTTGCATTTAGGCTTGGCttaatagaatttttattttttaaaaaattatagtatatatatttaataaattaaattaaaaaattttttaaaaaatataagtaataataattatatttgataaaatattttaaaattaaaaaagtataaaaataaatataaatataagaattaaatttaataattaagtaatgtataaaattatattagacattttaattttgataaatcaaatcaatttaacactaATGATATTAAATTTGACTAAGAGTTATTATATGATAGACACTTAAAGTATATGACAAAACATAACCAATTTATaagtttatttttcaatatctaataaaaaaaagattgttTTGTTACTTAATATTATCATTACTATTGTTATTTAATATCAAATAGTTGTAGGTTGTTAGTGAATTGAGGTGTACAGAATTAGTTAGCGtgacaataattttatatagtTGTAGTGTAGTTATAAATAGATAATTATAAAGCTTGTATTTTTTGAGCTCTTTATTAATATAAGTTTCATTGTCTAAtttctccttttcttctctAATAATATGTTCTTCTCCaatctcatatgcatttttttcaCATGGTGCGGTGAATGTGGATAGAAGAACATGAAAATTGCATGTTGAAGAATAGATAACTTGTTCTCTAATTCACGATCATTTGGCGTGATTTGAGAAAGATTGAAGAGTCTAACTTCACGACCGAAACAATTTCTCTGAGTAGTAAAGCTGGGGACATTGAGAATTGTGTTGGCTATTGCAACAGTCAAGGACTGACATCTCAAACAAATTGATGTAAACACAGCCTTCTTGCATGGAGAACTTGAAGAAAAAGTTTATATGCAGGTTCCCCCAGACTTAGAAGTTTCATCAGGGTAGGTTTGTAAGCTTGAGAAGTCCTTGTATGGACTGAAATAAGCAAGTTGACACTAAAACTATAAACTAAAATCTATCTTTGTTTGAGATGAATTACATTCAATACAAATTAGATTATAGTTTATTTACCAAACAGACTTTCATGATATTTACAGTAATTCTTGTGTATGTGGATGACTTAGTATTGTCGGATGAtgatttaaatgaaatattttcaaaaaaaatctttttgacagattcaaaataaaagataaataaattttgaaatatttccttgatttgtttgttcGAAATTGGATTTAAAAGTTATAAACTTGTCACCACTCCCATTAACTGGATTGTGCTAGAGCCAGGTGCAGATCTATTTTTGCATATTATTCTAGGTATTGGATTGTGCTGGGTTAGGTGCAGATCAACTTCTGcatattgtttttatttaggACCCTCTTTAAATTGTTCTTAATATTATCATTGCCACTGCTGTTATTTAATATCATAACGTAACACTTTTAGTATCAAAATACTACCGTTAAATCATAGTATGCTTGATGATGACGATTCTAGACATTACACCCATACACATACACTACATACGCACACAACACACATACATTGCATGAGCACTCATTATGAATTCTTAAATAACATCCAGTCTTAGCTGGAACTTAAACCCCAATGCAATTTGCAAGAGACATATAAATACGTCATCTGTACTAGGCCTTTGTTGCGTGGTCTCAATTAAGTTTATATGCGAACAAAGAAAACTCTGCTTTTAAGTTTTTGGTTTTTGGACATAATGAAGGAAATCTAATTGAAGGCTATGTTTTTCTTGGGCTATGAGGAGCCCAACAGAAGCACAGCCTCAAGAGGCCCGTTTTCTTTGAACTAATATGTGTCTTTGTAGTTCCAAAGTGTGCTTTCTAGTTGAGCCCGTATTGAATGACCGCCTGTATCCTTAAAATAAACAAGTACCagaccaaaaaagaaaagaaaaaaaaagtagagagGCTGCAATTAGTGGAGTTTAAAAATCCGGTGAAgttttgaccaaaaaaaaaaaaatccggtGAAGTGCATGAGTTTGGTTCTGATTCAGAAGGGCAGTCATTGTCATGGAATCAGTTGTAATTTGTAAAGTGCATCCGACGTAGAAGCAAGCAAGTATATAAGGGAGAATCCATGCACTGACCCCATTGGCACCACACTAAGCAGAGAAAATAATACCATTGTTCAACTCATAAACTATTGGAGTACAAGTTGAAGTGAACTATTTAATTTAATGTATAAAGATGAAGTAAATATAATCGATTTGGAAATTAGAAAAAGCGAGtcaaaatgaatgaataaattatggcggtaataataatataaatgaaaTAGGAATTAAGAAGAAATGGCGGGTATTTAGAAtcccaaagcaaaaggaaagGGGGATGGAATTTGGAATAAAGAAAAGATGGGTGAAGCGGTGAAGATAGCAATTAGGAAGGCGCTGAGATTCCCATCCCAAAGTGAGTCAGATAGCCACACCCTAAGCATTAATAATGTGAGAGCAGAATAGTATTTGCCAGAATGGAGAACGAGATGCAACAGCTGCTTAGCATGGGCTTCCCCAACGAGCTAGCCGCCCAAGCCTTGGCTGCCACCGGCGGCAGATCCACTGTCAAAGCCACCGAATGGATCCTAACTCACAAATCGAACCCTTCAGCTTCCCCACCGCCGGCGCCCACGCAACCTAAGATCGAACGGTTTTTCCACTCGC comes from the Arachis duranensis cultivar V14167 chromosome 7, aradu.V14167.gnm2.J7QH, whole genome shotgun sequence genome and includes:
- the LOC107496202 gene encoding UDP-glycosyltransferase 71A15, yielding MSNKKAAQVVLVPSPGQGHLLSTLQFAKLLVNHDHRLTVNIMLFKSPVDSKTTSTATNSLHSESHRINVINLPDYTPKPPSSDSERASSMDALIDFMKPHVREAVTKLTGSPSAPPLAAFVLDMFFTSMIEIAKDFRVPALVFFTSGATFFGMTLHMHTLRVRDNLVAYEWEDSDSELTIPTFANPFPWRNMPTFLTRKQWDPIFMSYASGLKEADATSSVVFLCFGSRGWFHQEQVREIARALEDSGARFLWSLRKPPPEDSFMGAPSDYSLPELTELLPHGFLDRTAEVGRVIGWAPQAQILAHKATGGFVSHCGWNSTLESIYYGVPIAAWPLYAEQQSNAFQLVRELKLGVEISLEFKHELMFGTTRVLSAEKIEKGIRNLLTDAEVRKRMKEMSEKSRSTMKEGGCSYSHLGRLIDYLMDKVSV